The Buteo buteo chromosome 23, bButBut1.hap1.1, whole genome shotgun sequence genome includes a window with the following:
- the INPP5E gene encoding phosphatidylinositol polyphosphate 5-phosphatase type IV: MSTPNGFPQHSRACVTQSTEGGAVQDLHAKKASKAAKKEAAGNGVLTFEDPPSVGISLNETLKLLPDELKANTKIKSVTPRPPRKPRLERAASLDEKSWRRWRRFRTSQESLTDPNETSSSNGSLQEASLSPPVRGRASPCHQCCQQNSLHSSPDASEASPMGKSRGGTSDLGKRASEISSAFGGLLRGKAFAGGKPRLSQIMPARPLPPMELNVASHTLRTANRIDSDCMDYRHYSQHKFGRVSSSLSDSRLHGNGMVYDNCSTDSMKSTFSLLTPIRSKDVRSRSYLEGSLLANGALLGAEELSRYFPDRNIGIFVATWNMQGQKELPVNLDDFLLPTDPDYAQDMYVIGVQEGCPDRREWEIRLQETLGPHYVMLYSAAHGVLYMSIFIRRDLIWFCSEVEYATVTTRIVSQIKTKGALGICFTFFGTSFLFITSHFTSGDSKVNERKLDYNKTIQALTLPKNVPDTNPYRSSSNDVTTRFDEVFWFGDFNFRLNKDRETVDSILNQNPETDVSKLLAYDQLTSEMSRGSIFKGFQEADINFRPSYKFDIGKDSYDTTSKQRTPSYTDRVVYRSRYRDDIHAVKYSSCPVIKTSDHRPVFALFRVKVRPGRDNIPLAAGQFDRELYLIGIKRRITRELQKRQEQKDQKSSSVCSIS; the protein is encoded by the exons ATGAGTACTCCAAATGGATTTCCACAGCACTCCAGGGCATGTGTTACTCAGAGCACAGAGGGTGGAGCAGTACAGGACCTGCACGCTAAAAaagccagcaaagcagcaaagaagGAGGCTGCTGGCAATGGGGTGCTTACCTTTGAAGATCCTCCAAGTGTAGGCATCTCTTTAAATGAAACCTTAAAGCTTCTACCAGATGAACTCAAAGctaatacaaaaattaaatcgGTCACTCCAAGGCCTCCTCGGAAACCCCGGCTGGAGCGTGCTGCATCTCTGGATGAGaagagctggaggaggtggcggCGGTTTAGAACGAGTCAGGAAAGTCTGACCGATCCCAATGAGACAAGTTCCTCAAATGGTTCTCTGCAGGAAGCGTCACTCAGCCCTCCCGTCAGGGGTAGGGCAAGCCCCTGCCATCAGTGCTGCCAGCAGAATTCCTTGCACAGTTCACCAGATGCCTCAGAAGCCAGTCCcatggggaagagcagaggaggcaCCTCTGACCTGGGGAAACGAGCCTCCGAGATCTCCAGTGCCTTTGGTGGGCTTCTGCGGGGAAAAGCGTTTGCAGGTGGCAAACCCCGGCTGTCCCAAATAATGCCGGCTCGACCTCTGCCACCCATGGAGCTCAATGTGGCCTCTCACACGCTGAGGACAGCTAATAGGATTGACTCAGATTGTATGGATTATCGACATTATTCTCAGCACAAGTTTGGGAGGGTAAGCAGCAGCTTGAGCGATAGCAGGCTACATGGCAACGGGATGGTCTATGATAATTGCTCCACAGACTCCATGAAATCTACATTCAGTCTGCTCACTCCCATTCGCTCCAAGGATGTTCGAAGCAG AAGCTATTTGGAAGGCAGCCTTCTGGCGAATGGTGCCTTACTGGGAGCAGAAGAACTTAGCAGATATTTCCCTGATCGGAATATTGGAATTTTTGTGGCCACCTGGAACATGCAGGGTCAGAAG gaGCTTCCAGTGAATCTGGATGACTTCTTATTACCAACAGATCCTGACTATGCCCAGGACATGTATGTCATTGGGGTTCAAGAAGGCTGTCCAGACAG AAGAGAGTGGGAGATCCGCCTGCAAGAGACGCTAGGTCCCCACTACGTCATGCTCTACTCTGCTGCACATGGAGTGCTGTACATGTCGATCTTCATTCGGAGGGACCTGATCTGGTTCTGCTCAG aagTGGAATATGCCACAGTGACAACTCGAATTGTATCTCAGATCAAAACCAAGGGAGCTCTGGGAATCTGCTTCACATTTTTTGGGACCTCCTTTCTCTTCATCACCTCCCACTTCACAT ctgGGGACAGTAAGGTGAATGAGAGGAAACTGGACTACAATAAAACCATTCAAGCCCTTACACTTCCCAAGAACGTTCCGGACACAAACCCGTATCGATCGAGTTCTA ATGATGTCACAACTCGGTTTGATGAAGTATTCTGGTTTGGTGACTTCAACTTCCGACTAAATAAGGATCGTGAGACCGTGGATTCCATCTTGAACCAGAACCCAGAAACAGACGTGTCCAAGCTTTTGGCATATGACCAGCTTACCAGTGAAATGAGTAGAG GGTCTATTTTCAAAGGATTCCAAGAGGCTGACATTAATTTCCGTCCTTCCTACAAGTTTGACATAGGAAAGGACAGCTATGACACCACTTCCAAACAAAGGACTCCTTCCTACACG GATCGAGTTGTATACCGCAGTCGGTACAGAGATGACATCCATGCTGTCAAGTACTCATCTTGTCCTGTGATCAAAACTTCAGACCATCGGCCTGTATTTGCCTTGTTTCGTGTGAAAGTGAGGCCTGGCAGAGACAA CATTCCACTTGCTGCAGGACAGTTTGACAGAGAACTCTATTTAATCGGAATAAAGAGGCGGATTACAAGGGAACTTCAGAAACGGCAAGAGCAAAAGGACCAAAAATCCAGCAGCGTATGTAGCATTTCCTGA